From the genome of Triticum aestivum cultivar Chinese Spring chromosome 3B, IWGSC CS RefSeq v2.1, whole genome shotgun sequence, one region includes:
- the LOC123071915 gene encoding thioredoxin F, chloroplastic → MALRLSVSSPQSTASSPAISSCRPAACGRFLACVAASQKRSLMAVSASDGRGVAPVKSGGLETATTGAGEVEAPTAAVAVTGQVTEVCKDTFWPIVKAAGEKPVVLDMYTQWCGPCKVMAPKFQEMSEKDHDVVFLKLDCNQDNRPLAKELGIRVVPTFKIFKDGKVAKEVTGAKIDELARAIEEVKSS, encoded by the exons ATGGCGTTACGCCTCTCCGTCTCCTCGCCGCAGAGCACGGCCTCCTCGCCGGCCATCTCCTCATGCCGCCCCGCCGCCTGCGGCCGCTTCCTGGCCTGCGTGGCGGCTTCTCAGAAGAGGAGCCTGATGGCGGTGTCTGCCTCTGATGGGAGAGGAGTGGCTCCGGTGAAATCCGGCGGCTTGGAGACAGCCACGACGGGAGCCGGCGAGGTGGAAGCGCCCACAGCGGCGGTGGCGGTGACCGGGCAGGTCACGGAGGTCTGCAAGGACACCTTCTGGCCAATTGTCAAGGCAGCAGGGGAGAAGCCCGTCGTCCTCGACATGTACACCCAATG GTGCGGCCCTTGCAAAGTTATGGCACCAAAATTCCAGGAGATGTCTGAGAAGGACCACGACGTCGTGTTCCTCAAGCTTGATTGCAATCAAGACAACAGG CCTCTTGCAAAGGAGCTTGGCATAAGGGTTGTACCAACATTCAAGATTTTCAAGGATGGGAAGGTTGCAAAGGAGGTCACTGGTGCGAAGATTGATGAATTAGCGCGTGCGATTGAGGAAGTGAAGTCAAGCTGA
- the LOC123071914 gene encoding uncharacterized protein, giving the protein MATTAAAALSCSCSRSPSPSSTLLLRRTVSDFHRRPAHAGVRRPRLAPLHVVDDSKEVETRSETDRLVDGLNFGELCNDFECISSPYVESTARQIARDILEIRQDNRALSCYAVAVKYKDPLRSFVGREKYKRPLWITEALEKPTVTVQEMSMQSTSTLTIKWTLRGKPKNAFFAAAGGELVVRVDSQFVLNQISGQVLEHFESWDLSASSPLAQTYFWFSRRVYSTVEAGKDTIEAAKGVVSRLNKDDNLEVYPDPLGDPTKFFTRPDDLNQDVVQIGLFLAVLYFIVQFLKTTL; this is encoded by the exons atggccaccaccgccgccgccgctctctccTGCTCCTGCTCCCGGTCTCCCTCCCCTTCCTCCACGCTCCTCCTCCGGCGAACCGTCTCAGACTTCCACCGCCGACCTGCCCATGCCGGCGTCCGCCGACCCCGCCTCGCCCCCTTGCACG TGGTGGATGACTCCAAGGAGGTGGAGACGAGGTCGGAGACAGACAGGCTGGTGGACGGCCTGAACTTCGGGGAGCTGTGCAACGACTTCGAGTGCATAAGCAGCCCGTACGTGGAGTCCACGGCCAGGCAGATCGCCAGGGACATCCTCGAGATCCGCCAGGACAACCGCGCCCTCAGCTGCTACGCCGTCGCCGTCAAATACAAG GATCCTCTCAGGTCATTTGTGGGGCGTGAGAAGTACAAGAGGCCATTGTGGATCACCGAGGCCCTGGAAAAACCTACGGTG ACAGTCCAGGAAATGTCAATGCAATCCACAAGCACTCTGACCATCAAGTGGACGCTGAGGGGGAAACCCAAGAACGCCTTCTTTGCGGCCGCGGGAGGGGAGCTGGTCGTCCGCGTCGACTCGCAGTTTGTCCTGAACCAGATCAGCGGGCAGGTGTTGGAGCACTTCGAGTCTTGGGACCTCTCCGCGTCGTCCCCTCTCGCGCAGACCTACTTCTGGTTTTCCAGGAGGGTTTACTCCACCGTGGAGGCCGGCAAGGACACGATCGAGGCTGCCAAGGGCGTGGTGTCGCGGCTGAACAAAGACGACAATCTGGAGGTCTATCCCGACCCCCTGGGAGATCCCACTAAG TTTTTTACAAGGCCGGATGATCTGAACCAGGACGTGGTTCAGATTGGGCTCTTCCTGGCCGTCCTCTACTTCATTGTACAGTTCCTGAAAACGACTCTGTGA
- the LOC123067739 gene encoding aspartic proteinase nepenthesin-1-like has product MARPAAALATVLAPLLLPSVAEAAVGGRTPAHIPQLGQELWRKPAKSAPKAVINRPFRAPDKDRLGSAATDNAGLVVYKISVGVAEEVFSGVVDVATDFIWAQCPVSSDFTEVFCFSQTCQLALDEEDACGNSTSFTCPYAYQYGPGISTTGYISAEEVTAVGTHITGRALFGCSLASTVPLDGESGVLGFSRGPYSLLSQLKISRFSYFMLPDDADKPDSESVLLLGDDAVPQTNSSRSTPLLRNEAYPDLYYVKLTGIKVDDKSLSGIPAGTFDLAANGCSGGVVMSTLSPITYLQPAAYNALTRALASKIKSQPVRPKADDVADLRLCYNIQSVANLTFPKITLVFHGVDGRPAPMELTTAHYFIRENSTGLQCLTMLPTPAGSPVSSVLGSLLQTGTHMIYDLRGGSLTFEKGGSPAASETI; this is encoded by the coding sequence ATGGCTCGGCCAGCCGCGGCGTTAGCGACAGTGCTCGCACCGCTCCTCCTGCCGTCAGTGGCCGAGGCGGCAGTCGGTGGCCGGACGCCGGCACACATTCCTCAGCTTGGGCAGGAGCTGTGGAGAAAGCCAGCAAAGTCCGCTCCGAAGGCCGTGATCAATCGTCCCTTCCGTGCGCCGGACAAGGACCGGCTGGGGAGCGCGGCCACCGACAACGCCGGGCTCGTCGTCTACAAGATCTCCGTCGGCGTCGCGGAGGAGGTCTTCTCCGGCGTCGTCGACGTCGCCACCGATTTCATCTGGGCGCAGTGCCCGGTGTCGTCGGATTTCACTGAAGTCTTCTGCTTCAGCCAGACTTGCCAGCTGGCGCTCGACGAGGAGGACGCCTGCGGAAACAGCACCAGCTTCACCTGCCCGTACGCGTACCAGTACGGACCGGGGATCAGCACCACCGGCTACATCTCCGCCGAGGAGGTCACCGCCGTCGGGACGCACATCACCGGCCGGGCGTTGTTCGGCTGCAGCCTCGCCAGCACGGTGCCACTCGACGGCGAGTCCGGCGTTCTTGGGTTCAGCAGGGGGCCCTACTCCCTCCTGTCGCAGCTCAAGATCTCAAGGTTCTCCTACTTCATGCTGCCCGACGACGCCGACAAGCCTGACTCCGAGagcgtcctcctcctcggcgacGACGCGGTGCCCCAGACCAACAGCAGCCGCTCCACGCCGCTGCTCCGGAACGAAGCGTACCCCGACCTGTACTATGTCAAACTCACCGGCATCAAGGTCGACGACAAGTCCCTGAGTGGCATCCCGGCGGGGACGTTCGACCTGGCCGCCAACGGCTGCTCCGGTGGGGTGGTCATGAGCACGCTCTCCCCCATCACCTACCTCCAGCCGGCCGCCTACAACGCCTTGACGCGGGCGCTGGCGAGCAAGATCAAGTCACAGCCAGTCCGCCCAAAAGCCGACGACGTGGCCGATCTGCGGCTGTGCTACAACATCCAGTCGGTCGCCAACCTGACGTTCCCCAAGATCACGCTGGTGTTTCACGGCGTTGACGGCAGGCCGGCGCCCATGGAGCTCACTACGGCGCACTACTTCATCAGGGAAAACTCCACCGGGCTGCAGTGCCTCACCATGCTGCCCACGCCGGCGGGCTCGCCGGTCAGCTCCGTCCTGGGAAGCCTGCTGCAGACGGGCACCCACATGATCTACGACCTCCGCGGCGGCTCGCTGACTTTCGAGAAGGGCGGGTCGCCGGCGGCTTCCGAGACTATATGA
- the LOC123071916 gene encoding putative pentatricopeptide repeat-containing protein At5g37570: MAARPNRNPRLDHLSRVLASDHPPPPAAAVHARLIRAHADTPPPVIRSLLNHAIRSLSKPRPHAALRLLLLMSRLPVSPDHFTVPFALNAAASLGLLRLGASLHSVALRLALAPTCLPVANALVALYAKCDDLPAAHAALADIPVPDAVSFNSLLCTHARLASVAAAESLFTSMPSRTQVSWNAMVVVYVNAGDFASAHRVFDEMPTRDSASWSVLIIGYCKSGSMQSARELFDKMPGKNLVTWTAMINGYAQCGQPKESLALFRGLEAAGIEPDAATMVGVISSASQIGSTALAGWVGTYVDRKRIERNEKVLTALVDMHAKCGNVEQALNAFREIEHPDAYPYTALISGLATHGHAKLALQVFERMQAQAVRPDPITFVGVLTACSHAGLVDRGLGYWEAMVHEYGMNRRADHYACVVDMLGRAGRLEEAFEMVQTMPMGPHPGALGALLSACKTHDNAEIAEVVANKLFELEPRNTGNYILLSSIYAGRGQWEEAERVRSLMKTKLPFKQPGSSWF, encoded by the coding sequence ATGGCGGCCCGACCAAACCGCAATCCACGCCTCGACCACCTCTCCCGCGTCCTCGCCTCCGACCACCCGCCCCCGCCGGCGGCCGCCGTCCACGCGCGCCTCATCCGCGCGCACGCCGACACCCCTCCACCCGTCATCCGCTCGCTCCTCAACCATGCCATCCGCAGCCTGTCCAAGCCGCGCCCTCACGCCGCGCTGCGCCTGCTCCTCCTCATGTCGCGCCTGCCCGTCTCCCCCGACCACTTCACCGTCCCCTTCGCGCTCAACGCCGCCGCGTCCCTCGGCCTCCTCCGGCTCGGCGCGTCCCTGCACTCcgtcgcgctccgcctcgcgctcgCCCCCACCTGCCTCCCCGTCGCTAACGCTCTCGTCGCCCTCTACGCCAAGTGCGACGACCTCCCTGCCGCGCACGCCGCGCTCGCCGACATCCCGGTGCCTGACGCCGTCTCGTTCAACTCTCTCCTCTGCACACACGCCCGACTCGCCTCTGTGGCCGCCGCCGAGTCACTCTTCACCTCCATGCCCTCCAGAACCCAGGTCTCCTGGAACGCCATGGTGGTCGTCTACGTCAATGCCGGTGACTTTGCCTCTGCTCACCGGGTTTTTGATGAAATGCCTACCAGAGATTCCGCCTCCTGGTCTGTGTTGATTATTGGATACTGCAAAAGCGGGTCGATGCAGAGCGCGCGGGAGCTGTTCGATAAAATGCCAGGGAAGAATCTTGTGACATGGACAGCGATGATAAATGGGTATGCTCAATGTGGGCAGCCTAAGGAGTCACTTGCGTTGTTTAGGGGACTAGAGGCTGCTGGGATTGAGCCAGATGCAGCCACCATGGTCGGAGTTATCTCCTCTGCTTCCCAGATAGGCAGCACAGCGTTAGCTGGGTGGGTTGGAACCTATGTTGACAGGAAGAGGATTGAAAGGAATGAGAAGGTGCTTACAGCACTGGTAGATATGCATGCCAAGTGCGGGAATGTCGAGCAGGCTCTCAATGCTTTTAGGGAGATTGAACATCCGGATGCATACCCTTACACTGCACTTATTAGTGGGCTGGCGACTCATGGGCACGCAAAGCTGGCACTTCAAGTGTTTGAACGGATGCAAGCTCAGGCAGTTAGACCTGATCCGATCACTTTCGTCGGAGTGCTTACTGCGTGCAGCCATGCAGGGCTTGTTGATAGAGGGTTGGGCTATTGGGAAGCAATGGTGCATGAGTATGGGATGAACCGTCGGGCAGATCACTATGCCTGTGTTGTCGACATGCTTGGTCGTGCAGGGAGGCTTGAGGAGGCTTTTGAGATGGTCCAAACAATGCCGATGGGGCCCCATCCAGGTGCTCTTGGTGCCCTGCTTAGTGCGTGCAAGACGCACGACAATGCTGAGATTGCTGAAGTTGTTGCAAATAAGCTTTTTGAGTTGGAACCTCGAAATACTGGGAACTATATACTGCTGTCGAGTATATATGCTGGGAGAGGACAATGGGAGGAGGCAGAAAGAGTTCGGTCGCTGATGAAAACAAAATTACCCTTCAAACAGCCAGGGTCTAGTTGGTTTTAG